CCAGCTACCATTATGCAGTTAAATGATGATTGAAGGCAGGCTGTGATATCAGTGATCTGTGCCTCCACGATTAGAGGGGATGGACCGTGCTCTGCCAGAGTGGGCAGCATGACGCAGTGCTTCCTAGTAAAGAGGAAGGCTTCCCAAGCCACACCCTGGAAATGTGTGTCCTGGAAGCCTTTAGTTTAGGGCAAGGCATCTAGCCTGGAGATGACTACAGAAACGCAGGGAGCTATCTAAGAGTCCTCCTCTGCTAAATGCACATGAAGGGGGTGTCGAGGGCAAGGCTGAAAGGTGTGTGTCTAGTGTGGGGACAAGCCAGAGACATGTTGAGCGGTTGTATCACCGCTGCCAGTGGCAGAATCAGAAGCAGAACTGTCCTTAGCCCCCCTTAGTGGTCAGTATCTGTGAAGATCTTTTCCAGAGAATGTCCACGGCTCGATCCTGGGTTATATTTTGCTGGCTGTTTTGAGGGAATTTCATTCCCAAGTCTCCAAATTCCGTAACTACATTGTAAGTTTAGTTCTCCCCTCACTTGCTGGATGTGGTTCAGTGTTGAATACACAGCCCCAGCTGTGGAACACATGAAgccaaaatcccccccccccccccccgaaatgaAATATTCCCAAGCAGTGGTATCACTTACAGTGAAGGATCCCAGTGTGTTTTAGTGGATCTCTGTGGGATGTTTGGCCAATCCCACCTTGTTTGGAAGTTAATCGGGGTACTTTTAATTTGAAAGGGCTTGTTCATATGTtacacagaaagagagagagagtgagtgagagagagagagcgagctgTATTAGCATAGGGTCAGGGAAACCTCATGTAGTCTGGAGCAGACTCTGTAGGACCTCTGGTCACTTTCTCCGAGGGTGCAAGCTGTCAATTTGGGGAATATCAGCCATGGATGTTCAGCATCCGAGGATCCCTCCCATGATCCCTGAAAATGGGGTCGCCCATGTGGGGGTAAATGACATGTCTGTTGTTGAAGGAGAGGAGGCAGAAGTGCCCATCTCAAAGTCCCAGAGGAGACGCAGTGACATCAAGGTTTATAAGGAGTTCTGTGATCTCTACGCGCTTTTGTGAGTATCTCCTTGAGCATCATTCACATGGAATGTCTCTTTTGTTCCTGAGATTAAAAGCTTTGGCATATTCTTGCAATTAATTCTGATCAGCTGTTAAGGTCATACGATGTGCTTCTCCAGAACAGTTTAACAGGCAAAGCATTTTTGAAACTGGCCAACATACGGCAGTTGGCTTGAACGTATGGAAGTTTATGAAATGAGGATTCAGACGCCCAACTTGAATAGCTGCATGTATTTTAATATAGAAAGGACCCAGCTCTGTCTTGGCTCGCGAAAGGACTTCTGGCATTTCCATACTCAGCACCAACCTCGTGTGCATGTAAAATACCCCAGTGAGCACAACAGTACAAAACGTCAGAAATTCCCCTGTGCACCCATGCCCTGACTTCCTGCAGACGggaacagcaacaacaaactacTGGAACATAACCTCATAGGGAGCGGTTAATGTAGACCATATCAGGCAAGTGAGACCTTTGTGTGAGCTGCTGATCTTAAAACAACAATGGCTTATTTTCAGAATGATTATCCTTTTCTATGAAGATAGAGCTCAGGTCTCTCGTATTTGTAATGTACTAATGGGCTTAATCTGTAATGTACTAATGGGCTTAATCTTTAATTTGCTAGATCAACCACTGCCCTTATACATGGTATGGTGTTGACTGTTGATGTGTGGTGGAGCTCTGTGACTTTTCCTGTATATGTACAGCAGCCACAACACATTTGGTCTAGGAATCCCCAAAGAATGAGTGCCCGGTGGCTCTTCAGGAAATAACAGCCTGGACTGGAATCTGCCCATGCTCACAAGCACACTCAATCAAGATCTCCTTGGTGCTGATGAGTGAAGGAGGGCTGGGTCTATGCTTCGGCAATTAGCAAGTGGCTTGAAGCGGATGTCCGTTTTCATGGATAGGAGGTCGCCAATGCACCCAGTTGCTGGTTTGTTATCTCTAGTGGCTTTCATCAGAAGGCAGGGCAGAAACTCCTGACCTGGATACATGGAAATGCCCAGGGGCTTGTAATTTCCTGACCGTGCTCTTGATTGCCAGGGAGGGGCGGTCTGCTTGATCAGAGTCTGCTTCCATTTTAGCTCTTCGCCCTGTATTTTGGGTGAATGTAGTTATTAATGAGTGTATCGGAAGGTTCCGATGAGCATGATGGCCTGCACTGCGGCCTCATTTCTTACCCTCTTGATGCCTATTACTTCAGCCCTTCCAAGTAAATTTCTTGTTAACGTCTTTTTCTGCGAGTCGGCTGCTTATGTTTGAAGTAAAGCAGTTCTTTGTCCGCATGACTCGGttaacatgaaaaatgttaaaaaggtgAAAAGTGCAGAGATATTTCATTGGTGATgactctttttttccccctataGAATTGAGTAAACATGAACTCTTCTTCCAGCCCGATGGCTCTTAGAGAAGCTTTGTTTGGTTTGGAAATATGACCGCTTTTCTTCGGTCTCATCCAAATAAGATGGGGGAATGGGCTAAGCTTCTCCTGGCATGTAGcaccactctgtgtgtgtgagctgaaGGTGAGCCAGCTCCTAGCTCCTACTGAGGCTGCTTTCTGGTCGATTCCACAGTCCATGTAAAAGTACAGTTGGAGCGGGCTGTCCCTGATGGAGCCCGAGTGATAGCCCTCTGCTAATGAAGCACGGGCATGCTAATGATGCAAGTGGGTGGTGTTAGGGAGTTCCTGCTCCTCTGCCTGTGGGAACAAGCCAAGTTATGCACGGTCACTTTGCGTAATCTTTCCTTGGAAAGCGCGTCAGCGCTCCCATCAAAAATGCTGGTGCACCTCTACTCCTACTTCTGCTCAGAATAACAAGAAGTACATTGAATATAATGGCTGGAAGTGTGCCCAGGGAAAGATGACGGGTCAGCCTCGCAtttccagggttgtgggttcgaatccagCTTTGTGTGTGGGATTGACATCATCCCCAGGCCTGCTGTGACCCACTGCTTGCTGAGCAGTTGTGGGAGAGAGGCGGATGAATACAGCTGTGCCATGAAAGGTTACCGGAGGGTTGTCTTGTGCTCCTTTCTGCAGCAACATGGCAAATGCCCTGGCAAATGCCACCTGTGAGCGCTGCAAGAGTGGCTTCGCCCCAGCGGAGAAGATAGTGAACAGCAATGGGGAGCTGTACCACGAGCAGTGCTTCGTATGCGCTCAGTGCTTCCAGCAGTTCCCTGAGGGGCTCTTCTACGAGGTGAGGGCGCCCAGCGCTGCTATCTACACATCCCTCTGTGTGCCGTGTGCTCCCTTGCTAACCTGTGCTCTCGTTGTGCAGTTCGAAGGTAGGAAATACTGTGAGCATGACTTCCAGATGCTGTTTGCCCCGTGCTGCCACCAGTGTGGTGAGTACTCTATCAAGCAGCTTTCTCAGTTTACAGGCTCATAGAAAATGTACGAGATTTAGAATAGAAACTAGGAACCACCGGCATCCGATGCTGTTCAAGTTTCAGATGACTTCTGCGATCCTGAGGAATGCACAGTAGACTTCCTTTCCCAAAGTGATTGCTGGTGATGTTATTGTCTTGAAGGCCCACATTCAGATGGATGATTTGATTTGAAGTTGTAATGCAAGTGCAGAAATAAATGGCTATTCATAACAACAGAATACAGTAGGGCTCTTCAAATATAGACCTCGATTCCAAACCCAgtccttgttttcagttctcccaggtagttagtttaataattactgattctgattggccagaggcttcaggcccagctcacaggtaaaggaaggctggaaaatcagcagtgcttcGACCTTGAGGACTGTGATTTAAACAGCCCTTTAATAGTCACcccctgtttaaaaaaaataaaaaataaatgtttataacAAAGGGTACAAAAACATGTCTTTGTTAATAGTTTTAAAAAGCTTGCCAAGAATGTAAACCAAGCTGCAAAATATCTAAATATTGCTTTCTGTTAGTACGACACATTTtccatctttttttctttcctttggTTACCATTCAGTAAATACGCATAAACTCAAGTAATCGGGCTTCAGAATGAAAAAGAAACTCAGAAATGCTTCTGATTCGGTGTCACATGTAATGTTTTGTATGTCTGTAACCCCAGACTTTAATCCCCGTGCTGCATGTGCATCTAGAACCTGTGTGTGGTGCTCTAGCCAGGTCAGTCTTGTGTAACTGCTGTGAGTCCCTGTGCTCAGACTAAGGTCTTCCCTGTGCCTCAGGCGAGTTCATCATCGGCCGTGTCATCAAGGCCATGAACAACAGCTGGCACCCGGACTGCTTCTGCTGTGACATCTGCCAGGCTGTGCTGGCTGACGTGGGCTTCGTCAAGAATGCCGGCCGGTGGGTAGCGAGCATGGCTCTGTGGGCGTGTTGGGACCCTCCACACGCCTGTGATAGGCTCTTTGGGATAGTATTACATCACTTCCAGAGCATGTGAGTGGAGCAGGGCAGAGCGATGAGAATCTCCACTCGTCGCTCACAGAGCGGTACGCTCCCCTGCTCACCGTCCCTTTGGTCAGTTTTCACCCCACTCCAATGAAGTCACTCACCGCTCGctccaaaaaagaaaacagtctgcagtgtattttaattttagcttAAACTGTAGTCTGGCTAACTGAGCAGCCAAATCCACATTCAAGCAGAAATAATTTATTACAAGATGTGAGCGGGTGACgctcaagtttttttttctcaaatatgagctcacatgctctgatcaCTACTGCTACATAATCCATACTGTACTGGGTCACAGTGAGCTGGGAGCAGTTCTCAGGCAGCTTAGGGCataggggaggggggacacaTACT
This window of the Paramormyrops kingsleyae isolate MSU_618 chromosome 1, PKINGS_0.4, whole genome shotgun sequence genome carries:
- the LOC111846861 gene encoding LIM and senescent cell antigen-like-containing domain protein 1 isoform X1; its protein translation is MLHRKRERVSERERASCISIGSGKPHVVWSRLCRTSGHFLRGCKLSIWGISAMDVQHPRIPPMIPENGVAHVGVNDMSVVEGEEAEVPISKSQRRRSDIKVYKEFCDLYALFNMANALANATCERCKSGFAPAEKIVNSNGELYHEQCFVCAQCFQQFPEGLFYEFEGRKYCEHDFQMLFAPCCHQCGEFIIGRVIKAMNNSWHPDCFCCDICQAVLADVGFVKNAGRHLCRPCHNREKARGLGKYICQKCHAIIDEQPLIFKNDPYHPDHFSCTNCGKELTADARELKGELYCLPCHDKMGVPICGACRRPIEGRVVNAMGKQWHVEHFVCAKCEKPFLGHRHYERKGLAYCETHYNQLFGDVCYHCNRVIEGDVVSALNKAWCVNCFACSTCNTKLTLKNKFVEFDMKPVCKKCYEKFPLELKKRLKKLAETVGRK
- the LOC111846861 gene encoding LIM and senescent cell antigen-like-containing domain protein 1 isoform X6, which encodes MLHRKRERVSERERASCISIGSGKPHVVWSRLCRTSGHFLRGCKLSIWGISAMDVQHPRIPPMIPENGVAHVGVNDMSVVEGEEAEVPISKSQRRRSDIKVYKEFCDLYALFNMANALANATCERCKSGFAPAEKIVNSNGELYHEQCFVCAQCFQQFPEGLFYEFEGRKYCEHDFQMLFAPCCHQCGEFIIGRVIKAMNNSWHPDCFCCDICQAVLADVGFVKNAGRHLCRPCHNREKARGLGKYICQKCHAIIDEQPLIFKNDPYHPDHFSCTNCGKELTADARELKGELYCLPCHDKMGVPICGACRRPIEGRVVNAMGKQWHVEHFVCAKCEKPFLGHRHYERKGLAYCETHYNQLFGDVCYHCNRVIEGDVVSALNKAWCVNCFACSTCNTKLTLKDKFVEVDLKPVCKHCYERMPEELKRRLARRERDSRERRKKAAVCL